Part of the Rhinolophus ferrumequinum isolate MPI-CBG mRhiFer1 chromosome 25, mRhiFer1_v1.p, whole genome shotgun sequence genome, ATGGGCTGAAATTGGTTCCTACCAACACTGCTTGCCCCAGGTGACTGTAAAGATGGGGTGCTGGTAGGGGCACAGTGAGTTGAGGAGGGAGTTGGATTCAGCAATGTGGGGACCATGGATGTGCCAGAATCTCCTGGTGGTACAACCATCCTTGGGAGGTCTTGAGGCCATAGCTCAGAATCCATCGGAGAAAAAAGACCTGCTATAGTTGGGAGCTGACCATGCTACTGAGGTGTCGGGAGGGTGGTTAGGCTCCTGGGTGGTATCTCTAGACTATATAAGGGATGGGGACTGAGCAGGATGAGGGTGGATGAGGATGGAGGAAGGCACATAGAAGACATGGCAGAGGGCAGTGGGTAGGGCTGCTGACTGGCATAGAAACCCCTTCCTAGAGTCTGCTGCTGCTGATCTCATACCAGTTCTGCCATACGACCCTGAAAATCACAATCTCAgctctctccctcattcccaaCAGGAGATCGAAGCTGAAGGTGCTGGATTTTACCCATGATTTTGAGCGCTCCAACTGGGAGGAGTGCTCTGAGACCTCTCCTGTACCCTTCGTCATCACGCACATGCTGGAAGAGCCGGAGGCAGACCAGCTCACGCCCAGTTCCAGAGAACAGCCTCAGTGTGACCGAGAACCAGTGGAGATACACACAGACCTTTTCTTAGATGGTTTGTTCGGTTTCTTCCACCTGTCTGGGTTCCCCTCGTACATATTGCAGAGAGTCGAGAAGAGCCATGGCTGTCTGCGGCTCTGCTGTCGGACGCTGGTCATGAACCAAGTACCATTCCACAGCCTCGTAGAGATCCTGGGAGTGCTGGAGCTGGAGGCCATTCGAGAGCTGAGGCTTCATCACAGGAGTGGGTTTTGCTTCCAGTCAGATCTAATCCGGTTCTTCACCCAGGTAGGGCAGATGAGCAACCTGGGCAACCTCATCATGAGCCACATCCCCTGGGATTTCCCTGCTGACTGTTTCTCCCTGTTGAGTCCACTGGGCCACCTCCAGAAGCTCCATCTCATCTTTGGCTGTCTCTCGGGCCAGCTACATAAGATGCTCAGGTGAGTGTGTGGAAGGTCCCTCTGAAGGTCTAAAGGCCAAGGTCCTGGAACTCTCCTCTGAGCATTACTCTTTCAGAGCAGAGACCAGCCTGGACTTCTTCTTCCATGAGTTCCTGCAGAGTCATTTATGGACATAGACTTCAAAGCTGGGGTCCTGGGATTTATGTCTGAAATTGGCATCTCATCCCCTcactcattttttcattcattcgttcaagCACTTAATCCATGCCGAGCATAGAGCTAAATAAGAATGgatataaaattctgaaaaaaatccGCCAGAATCTCATCGTCCTGGAGCTTCCACAGAATAAGGTTGTTCTGTTGTTAAGGTGTTATCTGAGGGAGGCAATTGTCCCCACAACATCTAAGCCCAATTGATTTGGTCAGCTCACTCCCCTCATTTACGTCTCGTAGACTTCTCTGTGGCATGTCCTGGAACAGGGCGCTGTTCTCCTGGGTTCTGGTCTTTGGGTGAATAGGAGTCTGGGGAACCACCTTCCTAAACCTTCCTCGCGATAAAAACCTAGCCCTTACCATGTGTAGGAACTATATGTAAACTCCATTAATTCCTAAACAATGTATGGAGCATGCGTGATCACTGTGTTTACACGGCGTGTCAGGAAGCTGAGGCTAAGAGAGGTCAGTGTGCCTGATACCATGCTCTGAAAGTGGGAGAGGTCCTGCTGGGAATGGGAAAATGGTTGACTCCAAGTTCTATATTCTTAACCACTACAGAAGACTGGCTCCCGCCATATGCATCTAGACTGAGGTAGGAGTAGTACGCATTTCTCAGGTCAGATTTCTAGTCCTTTTCCAAATGTATTGGTGCTCCACCCCAGTTTCCAAGAAGTAACTATGTCTGTCTCTCCACAGCAGCCTGCAAAAACCACTGGAGACTCTGGTGATCAATGGATGTAGGCTTACTGAGAATGACATCACCTACTTGTCCCAGAGCATTCATGCCGCACGCCTGAAGGAGTTGGTGCTGTGTAGCAATAACCTGTCCGAAACAGTTCCTGGGCCCCTAGAGGTTCTGCTGGCTGAGGTGTCGGGCACCCTACAGCACCTGAACTTGAGAAGCTGCCGGTTGAAGGAAGCCCAGCTCCGAGCCCTGCTGCCTGCCCtgtgctgctgcttctgtctCCGCTCCCTTGTCTTCTTTGACAACGTCATCTCCACGTCAGGCATCATGAACGTGCTGCAGCACTTAGCGAGGCTGAAGGAGCTGAAGCGTGTGCAGTATCCCGTCCCTGCTGAATGTGTTGTCTACTTGGACGAATACAGGTGGGAGAACCTCAACAGAGTGGAACTTGCCCGGGTGCACACCAAGTTGCAGGAAATGTTGCAAGCACTACAGCGGGCTGACATGGAGTTGACTAATTCTACCTCAATGGCCTGACTCATGAAAATGCACAGCTGACCTGATGGGGAAAAAAGAGCAGCAGTGGGTCTTGGAGCTGTGGCCATGGATTTCCTGAATGGATAGAGTGGCTTTAAAGAAAACGATCAAAACAAGAAACACTGTAATGAACACTCTAGTGGTGACTGCTATTTCTGGATAGAGCTGGAGCTCAATTATTTATGAACTCGACAGACGatggcaaaaaaatatatatctatacaccATACAACTGAACACTTGTTGTTCAATGCTgggaataaaaagacaacctcTGCCAGCCCTTGTCCTGCTGGTCTGTTTGCCCGAGTTCCCTTTCATTCTGCTTCATATTCCCACTTTGAACAACGAGCAATTGGGTGAATTTCTTCTCAAAACACTACGAAATAGGATAATAGAAGTGTTAATGTAAGTGTAAGGTACTCAGCACAGagctttcattcactcatttattcaataaatatttgttgacttgcTGGTTTGTTCAGAAACTGCTCTCACTGGGAAATATAGAGGTAAAACATTCAAAGTTTCTGCTTTCAAAGAACTTAGCTTTGAAGGGGAGTGGGGACCACTAAACAAATCAGCAAACCAATAAGAAAGCTGAATTTAGAGGAGTGCCATGAGGGCACAGAATACCAATATGGGGAGTTACTGGagttgggggggcgggggcaggtaTTCTatttggtggggaggggtgggcagggaatCAAGGCTCCTCAGTGCACATTACCAGTGACTGACAGGTGAGTGCTGAGAAGCAGACACTgggagagctggggagaggcCTCCCAGGCAGAGAAATGACAGATTCAGTGACAAGGGATCAGAGATGGAAGATGAGGGATGTGCAAGCCCTTTGATGGTGAAACTGGAGAATCGTGTCGCATGGAGTACCCCTTTGCATAGCATCACCTGGAGAAAAAGCAACTGAGACGGAGCAAAGGTTATTAAGGTAAAGGGCAAGGTCATCAAGTAGAAAcgtttaaattatttttgcttcacAATAAATTCTGATACCTAAACGCATATCtcttccccaccctgccccctctcCTGCACTACTTCCAGAGAACTACCCTGGCTATTCTGGGTCCGTTACACTTCCTTCCATTATTTCTAATAACTTGTGgatacttttgtgttttctttgtcattttcagtaAAGCAGTTTTTTTTACTCACTTCTGATCCTATGTCTCTGATAGAATTTTCATTCCTTATCATGTAGGCGAGGCTCTCCAACATAGTGTTGACTAGAATGAGAAGAGTGGTGGCATCCTCGTCTCATCCCTGACTTTGTAAGATATGCTTCCAACATATGCCTGTGTAGAATGATGCTTCCTCATTCGGGATGAGATTCCAATTTGTCccccttttgctgtttttgtttttttccccctcagtatTCTCTAAAAGTTTAGTGTAGAATTCCTCTATGAAAGTATCTGGGCATGGTGCTTCCCTTTCCCATAGGATAGTTCTTGCTAACTTTCTCTATTCTTTCTATGGAAATTAATGTagtaagtgtacaattcagtatcATTCATTATATTCACTGTGTTCTGCAGTCACAACCACTATCCATTAACCAAGCTTTCTCATCACCCCAAAGGAACGCTGTACATTTAAGCAAgaacttcccatttccccctcctctcAGAGCACTAACCTCtcatctattttctatctctatgcctgttctagatatttcatataagtgaaaccatacagtatgtggttgttataggttgaattgtgtccccaaagATATGTGGAAGTTCTAACCCCTTGTACATCAGAAtttaaccttatttggaaacaggggcCTTGCAGAGAGAATCCAGTTAAAATGAGATTATAAGGGTGGGccctactccaatatgactggtgttcttataaaaaggggaaattacaAGACAGATAatcacagagggaagatgatgtgaagtccaacatctacaagccaagaaatacCATAGGCTGCCAGAGGCTAGGATaagcctggaacagatcctttcTTAGTGCTTTCAGAGAGCGCATGGCCTTACCAACaccaccttgatttcagacttctgggcaccagaactgtgagaaataaatttctattgttctaagCCAATCAGCTTGTGATACCTTTtaatggcagccctaggaaactaatatagtggtcttttgtgactgccttctttcacttagcttaatatttttgaggttcatccatattgtagcaagTATCAGAACATTCCTtttgatgtgtgtatatattacattcatctattgatgggcacttgggttctttccaccTCATGGCTAATGTGAATAACGCTGTGGTGAACAATGACATACAAATATCTGCTTGAGTccctattttcaattattttgggcaTATGtctagaagaggaattgctggatcatattataattctatgtttaactttttgaagaaccgccaaactgttttctacagcagctgcaccattttacgttcccaccaacatCCAAGTGTTCCACTGTCTACGCATCTTCACCCACATTTCTAATATCCATTTTGTTTTCATGGCCATCCTAGTAGGTGtaaagtgacatctcattgtggttttgatttacactTCCCTAATGATgaatattgagcatttttttctctgcttattgGCCACTGGTATaccttttttggagaaatatctattcaagtcctttgcccattttttaattgggttgtttgttttttcattgtagagttgtaagagttctttatatgttctggatattaaACGTTTATCAgatttataaattgaaatatgttttcccactctgtgggttgtcttttcagtctcttgGTAGTGTCCTCTGatgcataaaagtttttaattttgatgaagtccgaCCTATCTGTTTTTTCTTATGTTGCTTGTGCTCTTGGTGTCATGCATAAAAAAACCATTGCCAAACTCAAGATCATAAAGATTTGcccctatgtttttttctaaaaattttatacttttatttaccttttttatccattttgagttcatttttgtatatggcatacagtaagagtccaacttcattttttgcatgtggatatctagttttcccTACacaatttgttgaagagactgttctttctctATTGAATGGTCTTaacacccttgttgaaaatcaatcgCCCATagatgtgagggtttatttctggtccctctattgtattccattggtctcttaCGCCAGtaccacattatatttatttttgtagcttTGCAGTAAGTGTTGGAGTCagaagtcctccaactttgttcttttccaagattgttttggctatttggaatCCCTTGAAATTCCACATGAGTTTTAGGATGGGTTTTCCGTTTCTTGCAAAAAgcaccattgggattttgatagtgaTTTATGAATTCTATAGATCATTTTGgatagtgtattagtttccttggGTTGCCATTAACAAAATAGCacaaactgaatggcttaaaacaacagaaatttattctttacaATTCTGGAAGTATAAAATCAAGATGGTGGCAGGGCCATCCATGCTCCCTCCAAAATCTCTAATGTAGGATATTTCCTTGCTCTTGCACCTTCTGGCAGCCCAGGCATTCCGTGGCTTTTGGCAGCATAACTCCAGTCTttacctccatcttcacatggctgtcTTTCCTCTATGTCTGTCTATGTccaaattttcctttccttttccttttttttaaaaaaatttttattaaaatatagccaacatacaatattacattagtttcaggtgtacacaatagttattcaacatttatatacctaaagaagtgatcaccataaatccagcaactatctgacatgGTACCATagtatcacaatactattgactatgtTTCCTGTGTtctacattacatccccatgatgtattggttttatacctggaaatttgaacctcttattccccttcatgttccccacatttttaaatttttcaatgacagttggcattcagtattattttatattaatttgaggtgtacagcatagtcgttagacatttatataattgaagaagtgatccccctgactagtctggtacccacctggcactatacatagttattaccatattattgactagatttcctatgctttactttacatccccaggactattttctaattaccaatttgcacttcttaatcccttccccttcttcacccattcccaacacccctcccgtctggcaaccatcaaaacattatctgtatctatgagtttgtttctgttttgtgtattttgttctttatatttcacatataagtgaaatcacattgcatctgtctttctctgtctggcatatttcactcagcacaatacccttcaggccCATCCATGCGGCCACAGATGGTGAGAACagattcccttccatggccgagcaatattccattgtacatatgtaccacctactctttattcattcatccatcgatggacatccaggctgcctccacatcttggccattgtaaacaatgctgtaatgaacacatCAATTCACATGTCCCCTCGAAATAGTGTCTTGAGTTTCTtaggataattacccagaagtgggattactgggtcctcctttgtcacttgttatagcctttctttaaagtctattttgtctggtataagtattgctaccacagcttttgtttctttccattttcatgaaatatctttttcccatctctttactttcagtctatgtgtgtcttttgatctgaagtgagtcctttgtaggcagtatatgtaaaggtcttgttttcttatccattcagccacccaatCTTctgattggaggatttaatctatttatatttaaagtaattgttaatagatatgtagttattgccttattattattgttgttgttgttattattattattttcttaaagaagtccctctaacattctttgtaatactggtttggtgttgaggaactcctttaggtttttcttgtctgggaagctctttatctgtcctttgattctaaatgatagctttgctgggtagagtaatcttggttgtaggtccttgcttttcatcacttttaatatttcatgtcaatcccttctggcctgcaaagtttctgttgagaaatcagctgatagtcttatgggagatcCCCTGTAGGtaataattgcttttctcttgctcctttatgattctctctttgtctctaagctttggtattttaattatgatatgtcttggtgtgggcctccttgggtttatcttatttggactttctgtactttctgggtttgtatatctatgTCCTTCACTGGATTAGAAGtcttcagtcattatttattcaaataggttttcaattctttgctctctttcttctccttctgatacccctatgatgcaaatgttgatactcttgatgttgtcccagaggccccttaaactatgcatttttttttattcttttttctttttgctgttttgattggatgttttctgttatcttgtcttctaaattgctggtttgatcctctgcttcatctaatctactgttgactccctttaatgtattcttcatttcagttatttagtctttttttttttttaaagattttattgaggaaggggaaaaggactttattggggaacagtgtgtacttccaggtctttttccaagtcaagttgttgtcctttcaatcttatttgtggagggcgcagctcagctcctggtccagttgccgttgatagttacagggggcacagcccaccatcccttgtgggagtcgaaccagcaaccttgtggttgagagccttcactccaaccaactgagccatctgggagctcagtggcagctcagctcaaggtgccgtgttcaatcttagttgcaggggacagagcccaccatcccttgtgggagtcaaggagtcgaagtggtaaccttgtggttgagagcacactggcctatgtgggaaacgaaccggcagccttcagcttcaggagcactgcgctccaaccacctgagccaccaggccggcccccagttatttagtttttatttctgactttttaaaaatgttttctatctccatttttatatttcctatctctttgttgaagttctccctaagatcattgagcatccttataaccagtgtttggaactctgtttgagggggtttttgattactgattcttCAATCTCCTTATATGTTATTGGTCTGTTcaagctttctctttcttcttgattcaatcttggtaggttgtacgtttctaggaatttatccatttcttctaggttattcaatTTTTTGACATATGATTGTCATGATCAATGTATTATTATGATCAGTTCAttatgatcttttttatttctggatcatatgttaTAATGCCTCTAcgttcatttctgattttatttgagtcttcttcttatttcttttcttaatctaactaagagtttgtcaattttgtttactttttcaaaacaacttagtttttttgatttttttctattgtttttctactttctaattttttatttcttcaataatcttaattatttccttctttctgcagACTTTGGGCTTGATTTATTCTTCTGTTTCTAGTTCCTTGAGTTGTAAAGTTTGGTTGTTTgagatcttttctctttttttaatgtagacattCTTTGCTAAAACTTCCCTGTTAGTAcgatgtttttttttcatttgataggTTTTGGTAAGTTGTATTTCATTTGTGTCTGTCTCAGGGtattatgtctttaatttttattggggaatattggggagcagtgtgttgttccaggacccatcagctccaagtcaggctgttgttttcaatctagttgtggagggcgcagctcactggcccatgtaggaatcaaacaggtgaccttggtgttatgagcactgtgctgtaaccactgagccaactggccacccctcagggtatttttttcaatttcctttttcacccagttgTTGTTCAACAGTGTGTTTAGTGTGgagtttcatgttttctttctgttactgatttctagttttatccTACTGTGGTCTGAAAGGATACTTGGTAacatttcagtcttcttaaattt contains:
- the LOC117017840 gene encoding melanoma antigen preferentially expressed in tumors-like yields the protein MRHEVTAYPELLVMRRSKLKVLDFTHDFERSNWEECSETSPVPFVITHMLEEPEADQLTPSSREQPQCDREPVEIHTDLFLDGLFGFFHLSGFPSYILQRVEKSHGCLRLCCRTLVMNQVPFHSLVEILGVLELEAIRELRLHHRSGFCFQSDLIRFFTQVGQMSNLGNLIMSHIPWDFPADCFSLLSPLGHLQKLHLIFGCLSGQLHKMLSSLQKPLETLVINGCRLTENDITYLSQSIHAARLKELVLCSNNLSETVPGPLEVLLAEVSGTLQHLNLRSCRLKEAQLRALLPALCCCFCLRSLVFFDNVISTSGIMNVLQHLARLKELKRVQYPVPAECVVYLDEYRWENLNRVELARVHTKLQEMLQALQRADMELTNSTSMA